One Actinomadura viridis genomic region harbors:
- the egtA gene encoding ergothioneine biosynthesis glutamate--cysteine ligase EgtA yields MTRLTIDGVYQHIRGVCFKNGPPGTVGAETEWLVVDAADPAAHVPAALPRALLDAAGPPPRGSKITYEPGGQLELSSAPFPGPARAHRELAADIAHARRALAEGGLVLAGHGVDPVRPPLFQADHPRYACMRGYFDAGGFTDAGMTMMCSTASVQVCLDIGADAADAGRRWRLAHALGPVLVAAFANSPRRAGRRTGFRSTRQATWTVLDPCRTLPVHTPGGPGGGGPDEEPAEAWTRYALDARVMVVRTASGGWAAGPGMTFREWLRTGEPGLAELEYHLSTLFPPVRPRGWLELRMIDALPDPYWPVPVAVAAALLDDPRASGRAEAATEPVAERWGEAARDGLADPALAGAARACFDAALEALPRMGAGDLAALVDEYARRYVERGRCPADDVPQAAPSRPARPARAPEAAAAGDPQETETLTWPR; encoded by the coding sequence ATGACCCGGCTGACGATCGATGGCGTCTACCAGCACATTCGCGGAGTCTGTTTCAAGAACGGCCCGCCCGGGACGGTGGGCGCGGAGACCGAGTGGCTCGTCGTGGACGCCGCCGATCCGGCCGCCCACGTCCCGGCCGCCCTGCCGAGGGCCCTGCTCGACGCCGCCGGTCCGCCGCCACGGGGCTCGAAGATCACCTACGAACCCGGCGGGCAGCTGGAGCTCAGCTCCGCGCCGTTCCCCGGCCCGGCCCGGGCGCACCGGGAGCTGGCCGCCGACATCGCCCACGCCCGCCGCGCCCTCGCCGAGGGCGGACTGGTCCTGGCCGGGCACGGGGTCGACCCCGTCCGGCCGCCGCTCTTCCAGGCCGACCACCCGCGGTACGCGTGCATGCGCGGCTACTTCGACGCGGGCGGCTTCACCGACGCCGGGATGACCATGATGTGCTCCACCGCCTCCGTCCAGGTGTGCCTGGACATCGGCGCCGACGCCGCGGACGCCGGGCGGCGCTGGCGGCTGGCGCACGCGCTGGGGCCCGTCCTGGTCGCCGCGTTCGCCAACTCGCCGCGGCGCGCCGGGCGGCGCACCGGTTTCCGCTCGACCCGGCAGGCCACCTGGACCGTGCTCGACCCCTGCCGGACGCTGCCCGTGCACACTCCGGGGGGACCGGGCGGCGGGGGACCGGACGAGGAACCCGCCGAGGCGTGGACGCGCTACGCCCTCGACGCCCGCGTGATGGTGGTGCGCACCGCGTCCGGCGGCTGGGCGGCCGGCCCCGGGATGACCTTCCGGGAATGGCTGCGCACCGGCGAGCCGGGGCTCGCCGAGCTGGAGTACCACCTGTCCACCCTGTTCCCGCCGGTCCGTCCGCGGGGCTGGCTGGAACTGCGCATGATCGACGCGCTGCCCGACCCGTACTGGCCCGTCCCGGTCGCGGTCGCCGCCGCCCTGCTGGACGACCCGCGCGCCTCCGGGCGGGCCGAGGCCGCCACCGAACCGGTGGCGGAGCGCTGGGGCGAGGCGGCCCGGGACGGGCTCGCCGACCCCGCCCTCGCCGGGGCCGCCCGCGCCTGCTTCGACGCGGCGCTGGAGGCGCTGCCGCGGATGGGCGCCGGCGACCTGGCCGCGCTGGTGGACGAGTACGCCCGGCGGTACGTGGAACGGGGCCGGTGCCCGGCGGACGACGTCCCCCAGGCCGCGCCGTCCCGACCCGCCCGCCCCGCCCGGGCGCCGGAGGCCGCGGCGGCCGGGGACCCCCAGGAGACGGAGACCCTGACATGGCCGCGATGA
- a CDS encoding acyl-CoA dehydrogenase family protein → MFIDLTAEQKRLRAELREYFQNCLDAEGRAAIADDPFGTAYMEHCKRLGRDGMLGVALPKEYGGRGYGPMEQQIFANEIARAEVPYPIITLNSVAPTILQYGSAEHKEFFLPRILAGECHFAIGYSEPGAGTDLASLRTTAVRDGDHYVVNGQKIFTSGAHYSDYIWLAARTDPEAKKHKGISMLIVDCADPGFSWTPIVTMDGRHHTNSTYYQDVRVPADMLIGEENKGWDLIVNQLNHERVTLGPAGNIGSTYDRFAHWARTAAGPGGRPPIEVPAVRRAVAQVYTYLRVNEFLNWQVAANQDLGWLGAPDASATKIYGSERKQDVGRIVGDVLARYGDPGDPATAEFIAHMDHSVKGAVVLTFGGGVNEIQRELIAMIGLGLPRAPR, encoded by the coding sequence TTGTTCATCGATCTGACCGCCGAGCAGAAGAGGCTCCGCGCCGAGCTGCGCGAGTACTTCCAGAACTGCCTGGACGCCGAGGGCCGCGCCGCGATCGCCGACGACCCGTTCGGCACCGCGTACATGGAGCACTGCAAGCGGCTCGGCCGGGACGGCATGCTGGGCGTGGCGCTGCCCAAGGAGTACGGCGGGCGCGGCTACGGCCCGATGGAGCAGCAGATCTTCGCCAACGAGATCGCCCGCGCCGAGGTGCCCTACCCGATCATCACGCTGAACTCGGTGGCGCCGACGATCCTGCAGTACGGGTCGGCGGAGCACAAGGAGTTCTTCCTGCCCAGGATCCTGGCGGGGGAGTGCCACTTCGCGATCGGCTACAGCGAGCCCGGCGCCGGCACGGACCTGGCCTCGCTGCGCACCACCGCGGTCCGCGACGGCGACCACTACGTCGTCAACGGCCAGAAGATCTTCACCTCGGGCGCGCACTACTCCGACTACATCTGGCTGGCCGCCCGTACCGACCCCGAGGCCAAGAAGCACAAGGGCATCTCGATGCTCATCGTGGACTGCGCCGACCCGGGGTTCTCCTGGACGCCCATCGTCACCATGGACGGCCGCCACCACACCAACTCCACCTACTACCAGGACGTCCGGGTCCCGGCGGACATGCTGATCGGCGAGGAGAACAAGGGCTGGGACCTGATCGTCAACCAGCTCAACCACGAGCGGGTGACGCTGGGGCCGGCGGGCAACATCGGCTCGACCTACGACCGCTTCGCGCACTGGGCCCGTACCGCGGCCGGACCGGGCGGCCGCCCGCCGATCGAGGTGCCGGCGGTGCGCCGCGCGGTCGCCCAGGTGTACACCTACCTGCGCGTCAACGAGTTCCTCAACTGGCAGGTCGCGGCCAACCAGGACCTCGGCTGGCTGGGCGCCCCGGACGCGTCCGCCACCAAGATCTACGGCTCGGAGCGCAAGCAGGACGTGGGCCGGATCGTGGGCGACGTCCTCGCCCGCTACGGCGACCCGGGAGACCCGGCGACCGCGGAGTTCATCGCCCACATGGACCACAGCGTCAAGGGCGCGGTCGTGCTGACCTTCGGCGGCGGCGTCAACGAGATCCAGCGCGAGCTGATCGCGATGATCGGCCTCGGCCTGCCCCGGGCGCCGCGGTGA
- a CDS encoding lipid-transfer protein, translated as MTLSGKAAIAGIGATEFSKESGRSELRLAAEACLDALRDAGLSPADVDGLVTFTADASSEIAVQRELGIPGLRFFSRVDYGGGAACGTVAHAAMAVATGQADVVVCYRAFNERSGHRFGQATASGRADSTGLEFSWHLPYGFATPAAWVAMQARRYMHEYGATSEDFGRVAVAMRRHAATNPKAWFHGRPITLEEHQASRWIVDPLHLLDCCQESDGGVALVVTSAERARDLPRPPVLINAAAQGTGPDQMMMFGYYRGDLAALPAIGNVGADLWRRSGLTPADVQTAILYDHFTPFVLLQLEELGFCGRGEAGDFIRDGGIEIDGRLPVNPNGGQLGEAYIHGMNGIAEGVRQVRGSSVNQVPDVRNVLVTAGTGVPTSGLILSAA; from the coding sequence ATGACGCTGTCCGGCAAGGCCGCGATCGCAGGGATCGGGGCCACCGAGTTCTCCAAGGAGTCCGGCCGCTCGGAGCTGCGGCTGGCGGCCGAGGCGTGCCTGGACGCCCTGCGCGACGCCGGGCTGTCCCCGGCCGACGTGGACGGGCTGGTCACCTTCACCGCGGACGCCAGCTCCGAGATCGCCGTGCAGCGCGAGCTGGGCATCCCGGGGCTGAGGTTCTTCTCGCGGGTCGACTACGGCGGCGGCGCGGCCTGCGGGACCGTGGCGCACGCCGCGATGGCCGTGGCGACCGGGCAGGCCGACGTGGTGGTCTGCTACCGCGCGTTCAACGAGCGTTCCGGCCACCGGTTCGGGCAGGCCACCGCCTCCGGCCGTGCGGACTCCACCGGGCTGGAGTTCTCCTGGCACCTGCCCTACGGCTTCGCCACCCCGGCCGCCTGGGTGGCCATGCAGGCCCGCCGCTACATGCACGAGTACGGCGCCACCAGCGAGGACTTCGGGCGGGTGGCGGTCGCGATGCGGCGGCACGCGGCCACCAACCCCAAGGCGTGGTTCCACGGCCGCCCGATCACGCTGGAGGAGCACCAGGCGTCCCGCTGGATCGTGGACCCGCTGCACCTGCTGGACTGCTGCCAGGAGTCCGACGGCGGGGTCGCCCTCGTGGTGACCTCCGCCGAGCGCGCCCGCGACCTGCCCCGGCCGCCCGTGCTGATCAACGCGGCGGCGCAGGGCACCGGCCCGGACCAGATGATGATGTTCGGCTACTACCGCGGCGACCTGGCCGCCCTGCCCGCGATCGGCAACGTGGGCGCCGACCTGTGGCGGCGGTCCGGGCTGACCCCGGCCGACGTGCAGACGGCCATCCTCTACGACCACTTCACGCCGTTCGTGCTGCTCCAGCTGGAGGAGCTGGGCTTCTGCGGGCGGGGCGAGGCGGGCGACTTCATCCGTGACGGGGGGATCGAGATCGATGGCAGGCTTCCGGTCAACCCGAACGGGGGTCAGCTGGGTGAGGCGTACATCCACGGGATGAACGGCATCGCCGAGGGCGTCCGGCAGGTGCGCGGCAGCTCGGTGAACCAGGTGCCGGACGTGCGGAACGTGCTGGTCACCGCCGGTACGGGCGTGCCCACCAGCGGCCTGATCCTCAGCGCGGCCTGA
- a CDS encoding IS3 family transposase: protein MVRELAENDIPVAVACRVLGVSRSGYSDWLGRPASIREQRNAELVKMIREIHEESRRSYGSPRVHAELTLGRGEQVSRKRVERLMREAGIQGIYRRKGRRNLVNEPTEEDLVKRAFDVQAPDVLWVTDITEHPTGEGKLYCAAVLDCFSRRIIGHSIDIRQTTELVVDAMAAAVARRRPAKDATILHSDHGAQFTSWTFGKRLRAAGLLGSMGTVGDCYDNAMMESFWGSMQLELFDIRKWQTRAELAAAVFEWIECWYNPFRRHSSLGMLSPVDYEERHRASTRTT, encoded by the coding sequence CTGGTCCGTGAACTTGCCGAGAACGACATCCCCGTCGCGGTGGCCTGCCGAGTGTTAGGAGTTTCCCGGTCCGGTTACAGCGACTGGCTCGGCAGGCCCGCCTCCATCCGGGAGCAACGCAACGCCGAGCTGGTGAAAATGATCAGAGAAATCCATGAGGAGTCACGCCGGAGCTACGGCTCGCCGAGGGTGCACGCCGAGCTGACGCTCGGACGGGGCGAGCAGGTGAGCCGCAAACGGGTCGAGCGGCTGATGCGCGAAGCCGGGATCCAGGGGATCTACCGGCGCAAGGGACGCCGGAACCTGGTCAACGAGCCGACCGAGGAGGACCTGGTCAAGCGGGCCTTCGACGTCCAGGCGCCCGACGTGCTGTGGGTCACCGACATCACCGAGCATCCGACCGGCGAGGGAAAGCTGTACTGCGCGGCCGTGCTGGACTGCTTCTCCCGCCGCATCATCGGCCATTCCATCGACATCCGCCAGACCACCGAACTCGTGGTCGATGCGATGGCCGCCGCTGTCGCCCGCAGAAGACCCGCCAAAGACGCCACGATCCTGCATTCAGACCATGGCGCCCAGTTCACTTCCTGGACGTTCGGGAAGCGCCTTCGGGCCGCAGGACTCCTCGGCTCGATGGGCACGGTCGGTGACTGCTACGACAATGCCATGATGGAGTCATTCTGGGGCTCGATGCAGCTCGAACTCTTCGACATCAGGAAATGGCAAACAAGAGCCGAACTCGCAGCCGCGGTGTTTGAATGGATCGAGTGCTGGTATAACCCGTTCAGAAGGCATTCCAGCCTCGGAATGCTGAGTCCGGTGGACTACGAGGAGCGACACCGCGCCTCGACCAGGACCACCTGA
- a CDS encoding transposase: protein MPPPHPPEFRRRAVELARTGDKSVTALARSLGISQSCLRNWIRQADIEEGHLDGLNAGEHKELIELRRKARQLELENEILKRAAAYFARENMLPK, encoded by the coding sequence GTGCCACCACCTCATCCGCCTGAGTTCCGGCGACGCGCCGTCGAGCTGGCCCGGACCGGCGACAAGTCGGTCACCGCGCTGGCCAGGAGCCTGGGTATCAGCCAGTCGTGCCTGAGGAACTGGATCCGCCAGGCCGACATCGAAGAGGGTCACCTTGACGGCCTGAACGCCGGCGAGCACAAAGAGCTGATCGAGCTGCGCCGAAAAGCCAGGCAACTGGAGTTGGAGAACGAGATCCTCAAGCGGGCGGCGGCCTACTTCGCTCGCGAGAACATGCTCCCAAAATAA
- a CDS encoding RNA polymerase sigma factor — MRGDLGTLYDAHADRLFSHCWSLLGDDDAAGAVRDAFVAAVRHPPRGDTVLWLYALSRSACADRGAFSGTGRPAFDGARPPGSHPAAAPVADPLMRAAGRLRPDHREALVLWAGEWLEVPDIARVLGIAPDTVRELLHAARTRLERTVLDLLLRGAADPRLHTDVIAAFEKGRLPGLLARRAPARPPAALRDLVLAACEEEAARPLSEVTAPSPLVVIGPSVATPPGRGRARRTTRRGVGAVTGMAASVAAAVGLLMSWPSGKEGRVESLIPSSGSGQADRVSGSASPSGTGGTGGGTATPGRSTGPAPSPATQEQRPAPDLPPWTRPGEEPRTGDGSTPAGDAPSKPGTGTPGRPDGPATPPKDTPTPPAGTPGTPGEPTPPVTPPDPGPSDPPGTPDPSDPPEPSEPPSEPPTQEPRPEPTSNPAPSPSTGG, encoded by the coding sequence ATGCGCGGGGACCTGGGAACCCTCTACGACGCGCACGCCGATCGCCTGTTCTCTCACTGCTGGTCACTGCTCGGTGACGACGACGCGGCCGGCGCGGTCAGGGACGCCTTCGTCGCCGCCGTACGGCATCCGCCGCGCGGCGACACCGTCCTCTGGCTCTACGCGCTGTCGCGGTCGGCGTGCGCCGATCGCGGCGCGTTCTCCGGCACGGGGCGGCCCGCGTTCGACGGCGCCCGCCCGCCCGGTTCCCACCCGGCCGCCGCACCGGTGGCCGACCCGCTGATGCGGGCCGCCGGGCGGCTGCGTCCCGACCACCGCGAGGCGCTGGTGCTGTGGGCCGGCGAGTGGCTGGAGGTGCCCGACATCGCGCGGGTGCTCGGCATCGCCCCCGACACCGTCCGCGAGCTGCTCCACGCCGCGCGGACGCGGCTGGAGCGGACCGTCCTGGACCTGCTCCTGCGCGGCGCCGCGGACCCGCGCCTGCACACCGACGTCATCGCCGCGTTCGAGAAGGGCCGGCTGCCGGGGCTGCTGGCCCGCCGGGCGCCCGCCCGTCCGCCCGCCGCGCTGCGCGACCTGGTGCTGGCCGCCTGCGAGGAGGAGGCCGCCCGACCGCTGTCGGAGGTGACCGCCCCGAGCCCGCTCGTGGTGATCGGCCCGTCCGTGGCCACGCCGCCGGGACGCGGCCGGGCCCGCCGCACGACCCGGCGGGGCGTGGGCGCGGTGACCGGCATGGCCGCCTCGGTGGCCGCCGCCGTCGGCCTGCTGATGTCGTGGCCGTCGGGCAAGGAGGGCCGGGTCGAGTCCCTGATCCCCTCCTCCGGCAGCGGCCAGGCCGACCGGGTGTCCGGGTCGGCGAGCCCGTCCGGCACCGGCGGCACCGGCGGCGGCACCGCCACGCCGGGCCGGAGCACCGGGCCCGCGCCGAGCCCGGCGACCCAGGAACAGCGCCCCGCCCCGGACCTGCCGCCCTGGACGCGGCCGGGCGAGGAACCGCGGACCGGGGACGGATCCACGCCCGCCGGCGACGCCCCGTCCAAGCCGGGAACGGGCACCCCCGGCCGGCCGGACGGCCCGGCGACCCCGCCGAAGGACACGCCCACGCCACCGGCCGGCACGCCGGGGACCCCCGGCGAGCCGACGCCGCCCGTCACGCCGCCCGACCCCGGGCCGTCCGACCCGCCCGGCACCCCGGACCCCTCGGACCCGCCGGAGCCCTCGGAGCCGCCGTCGGAGCCGCCCACCCAGGAGCCGCGGCCGGAGCCGACGTCCAACCCGGCCCCCAGCCCGTCCACCGGCGGCTGA
- a CDS encoding RNA-guided endonuclease InsQ/TnpB family protein, which yields MTHLTPAVRATGGTSYRFYPTEVQAAELSRTFGCVRKVYNLALVARSEAWTLRQERIGYNATSAMLTAWKKTDELAYLNEVSSVPLQQALRHLQAAFTGFFAGRARYPRFKSRKRSRRSAEYTSSAFRFCDGRLTLAKMAEPLDIVWSRPLPEGAAPSTVTVSQDAAGRWFVSLLCRDPAVTPLSAAGAAVGIDAGLEHLLILSTGEKITNPRHERRDRARLARAQRDLARKARGDGVNRAKARRKVARIHARITDRRRDHLHKVTTRLVRENQTLVIEDLAVQNMMKNGRLARAISDAAWGELREILEYKAAWYGREVIVVDRWFPSSRLCSSCGALRENMPLHMRLWTCGGCGTTHDRDVNAARNLLAAGLAVSACGAGVRPQRESSRTGRSATKQETSRREP from the coding sequence CTGACCCATCTCACCCCAGCTGTCCGTGCTACCGGGGGAACCTCATACCGCTTCTACCCCACCGAGGTGCAGGCGGCTGAGCTGTCGCGCACGTTCGGGTGTGTGCGCAAAGTTTACAACCTGGCCCTTGTGGCTCGGTCTGAGGCGTGGACGCTCAGGCAGGAGAGGATTGGCTATAACGCCACCTCGGCAATGCTGACAGCGTGGAAGAAGACCGATGAGTTGGCCTACCTCAACGAGGTGTCCTCCGTGCCGCTGCAGCAGGCGTTGCGTCACCTCCAGGCCGCGTTCACCGGCTTCTTCGCGGGACGTGCCAGGTATCCGCGCTTCAAGAGCAGGAAGAGGTCTCGCCGATCGGCCGAGTACACCAGCAGCGCGTTCCGTTTCTGTGACGGTAGGTTGACGCTGGCCAAGATGGCCGAGCCACTGGACATCGTTTGGTCGAGGCCGCTGCCCGAAGGTGCCGCGCCCTCGACGGTGACGGTGTCGCAGGACGCGGCGGGCCGCTGGTTCGTTTCGCTGCTTTGCCGAGACCCGGCCGTCACGCCGCTCTCCGCAGCCGGGGCAGCGGTGGGTATCGACGCGGGGCTGGAACATCTGCTGATCCTCTCGACCGGGGAGAAGATCACCAATCCCCGGCACGAGCGCCGCGACCGGGCCCGGCTGGCTAGGGCGCAGCGGGATCTGGCCCGCAAGGCCAGAGGGGATGGTGTCAACCGGGCCAAGGCCCGGCGGAAGGTCGCCCGCATCCATGCCCGCATCACCGACCGCAGGCGTGATCACCTGCATAAGGTCACCACTCGGCTCGTGCGTGAGAACCAAACGCTCGTGATCGAGGACCTGGCCGTTCAGAACATGATGAAGAACGGCAGGCTCGCCCGTGCGATCTCGGATGCGGCCTGGGGCGAGTTGCGGGAGATTCTGGAGTACAAAGCGGCCTGGTACGGGCGCGAGGTGATCGTGGTCGATCGCTGGTTCCCCTCCAGCCGACTGTGCTCGAGCTGCGGGGCTCTGCGAGAGAATATGCCGCTTCATATGCGTCTCTGGACATGCGGCGGCTGCGGAACGACCCATGACCGCGACGTGAACGCGGCGCGCAACTTGTTGGCCGCCGGGCTGGCGGTGTCGGCCTGTGGAGCCGGTGTGAGACCTCAACGGGAGTCCTCCCGGACGGGGCGGTCGGCAACGAAGCAGGAAACCTCACGGCGCGAGCCGTAG
- a CDS encoding OB-fold domain-containing protein, with the protein MTAAAGESAAGRDAAAGAPESTGAESTGAEGVHDRLTALAARLAEAGERPAPPCADPVNEPMIRNWTQALGDPDPAWHEGGLAPPAMIQVWSMPGLGTAKGGSAADEVLRLLDESGYRGVVATNCEQTYDRYLRHGERLRSTLRFDGIAGPKRTAMGEGYFVTWYQTWYDERDERVAEMLFRVLKFRPRERPGGAGKPGGGGKGAGGKGAGGAYPLRPAVGPDTAFFWDGVKDGELRIQRCADCGALRHPPGPVCPECHSLSREHVVASGRGEVHSYVVHHHPPVPGRTPPYVVAVVELEEGVRIVGNVNGVPPDEVKIGMPVEVAFERMDDELVLPQWVPAGAARQGGDEAAERKAGQGSGHGSGHGAAGEEPVLEIPLTPTFVIATALATRDFTPVHHDTALARAQGTKDIFVNILTTMGLVQRTALATVPGAELERVEVRLGAPAYAGDTLRLFAERAGNGTVRVRGTVSLGDHVTATVRLRRGGGHGGGHGTEAAR; encoded by the coding sequence GTGACCGCGGCCGCCGGGGAGAGCGCGGCCGGGCGGGACGCGGCGGCGGGCGCGCCGGAGAGCACGGGGGCGGAGAGCACGGGGGCGGAGGGCGTGCACGACCGGCTCACCGCGCTGGCGGCCCGGCTGGCGGAGGCGGGCGAGCGGCCGGCGCCGCCCTGCGCCGACCCGGTCAACGAGCCGATGATCCGCAACTGGACGCAGGCGCTCGGCGACCCGGACCCGGCCTGGCACGAGGGCGGCCTGGCGCCGCCCGCGATGATCCAGGTGTGGTCGATGCCGGGCCTGGGCACGGCCAAGGGCGGGTCCGCCGCGGACGAGGTGCTCCGGCTGCTCGACGAGTCCGGCTACCGCGGCGTCGTCGCCACCAACTGCGAGCAGACCTACGACCGCTACCTGCGGCACGGCGAGCGGCTGCGCTCGACGCTGCGGTTCGACGGCATCGCCGGGCCCAAGCGCACCGCGATGGGCGAGGGCTACTTCGTCACCTGGTACCAGACCTGGTACGACGAGCGGGACGAACGCGTCGCCGAGATGCTGTTCCGGGTGCTGAAGTTCCGGCCGCGCGAGCGTCCCGGCGGCGCGGGGAAGCCCGGCGGGGGCGGCAAGGGCGCGGGCGGGAAGGGCGCGGGCGGGGCGTACCCGCTGCGCCCGGCGGTCGGCCCCGACACCGCGTTCTTCTGGGACGGCGTCAAGGACGGCGAGCTGCGGATCCAGCGGTGCGCGGACTGCGGGGCGCTCCGGCACCCGCCCGGCCCGGTGTGCCCCGAGTGCCACTCGCTGTCGCGGGAGCACGTGGTCGCGAGCGGGCGGGGCGAGGTGCACAGCTACGTGGTGCACCACCATCCGCCCGTCCCCGGCCGCACGCCCCCGTACGTGGTGGCGGTCGTCGAGCTGGAGGAGGGCGTCCGGATCGTCGGGAACGTCAACGGCGTCCCGCCGGACGAGGTGAAGATCGGCATGCCCGTCGAGGTGGCCTTCGAGCGGATGGACGACGAGCTCGTCCTCCCGCAGTGGGTCCCGGCGGGCGCGGCGCGGCAGGGCGGGGACGAGGCGGCCGAACGGAAGGCCGGCCAGGGGTCCGGCCACGGGTCCGGCCACGGGGCCGCGGGCGAGGAGCCGGTGCTGGAGATCCCCCTGACCCCCACGTTCGTGATCGCCACGGCGCTGGCCACCCGCGACTTCACGCCCGTGCACCACGACACCGCCCTGGCCCGTGCCCAGGGCACCAAGGACATCTTCGTGAACATCCTCACCACCATGGGCCTGGTGCAGCGCACCGCGCTGGCGACCGTTCCGGGGGCCGAGCTGGAGCGCGTCGAGGTCCGGCTGGGCGCGCCCGCCTACGCCGGGGACACCCTCCGGCTGTTCGCCGAACGGGCCGGCAACGGCACGGTACGGGTGCGGGGCACGGTCTCCCTCGGCGACCACGTCACCGCCACGGTCAGGCTCAGGCGGGGCGGGGGCCACGGCGGGGGCCACGGGACGGAGGCGGCGCGATGA
- a CDS encoding acyl-CoA dehydrogenase family protein, whose product MDFNLDETQRELRELAAGLLGREADRQRLEAFEKTGAPYDTAVWKALGQAGLLGVCLPEEVGGAGLGAIELTVVLREIGAHVAPVPAYASLALAAVPVAAHGTAAQRALLAPLNEGEAVLTGAYREVGPPGEIAATARRDGDAYVLDGVKTFVPYAAEAARILVPARVTGAGAEGGEIGVFLVEPSQVVLTPQPSATTEPLSRVELAGVRVTADALLGGTADGTAWRTLRRSAVAGAVALASGVIEGALNLTTEYVKTREQFERALAQFQAVTMQIGDVYIAKRALDVAVWAAAWRLSGDAGNGPAAGDADEVLAIASYNACEPVMRALYTCQHLHGGIGLDVTYPLHRYFAWGKQLGHLLGGAEDQLDTLGSLLAQEA is encoded by the coding sequence GTGGACTTCAACCTCGATGAGACCCAGCGGGAGCTGCGGGAACTCGCGGCCGGCCTGCTCGGGCGAGAGGCGGACCGCCAGCGGCTGGAGGCGTTCGAGAAGACCGGGGCGCCCTACGACACGGCGGTCTGGAAGGCGCTCGGCCAGGCGGGGCTGCTGGGCGTCTGCCTGCCCGAGGAGGTGGGCGGCGCCGGCCTGGGCGCGATCGAGCTGACCGTGGTGCTCCGGGAGATCGGCGCGCACGTCGCGCCCGTGCCCGCGTACGCCTCGCTGGCGCTGGCCGCCGTCCCGGTCGCCGCGCACGGCACGGCCGCGCAGCGGGCCCTGCTGGCGCCGCTGAACGAGGGCGAGGCGGTGCTCACCGGCGCCTACCGCGAGGTCGGCCCGCCCGGCGAGATCGCCGCGACCGCCCGCCGCGACGGCGACGCCTACGTCCTGGACGGGGTGAAGACGTTCGTCCCGTACGCGGCGGAGGCGGCCCGCATCCTCGTCCCCGCCCGCGTCACCGGCGCGGGCGCGGAGGGCGGGGAGATCGGGGTCTTCCTGGTGGAACCCTCCCAGGTCGTCCTCACCCCGCAGCCGTCGGCGACCACCGAGCCGCTGTCGCGGGTCGAGCTGGCCGGCGTACGCGTCACCGCGGACGCCCTCCTGGGCGGCACCGCCGACGGTACGGCCTGGCGGACGCTGCGGCGCTCGGCGGTCGCCGGGGCGGTGGCGCTGGCGTCCGGCGTGATCGAGGGCGCGCTGAACCTCACCACCGAGTACGTCAAGACCCGCGAGCAGTTCGAGCGCGCGCTGGCGCAGTTCCAGGCCGTGACCATGCAGATCGGCGACGTCTACATCGCCAAGCGGGCCCTGGACGTGGCGGTCTGGGCGGCGGCCTGGCGGCTCTCGGGGGACGCCGGGAACGGTCCCGCGGCCGGCGACGCCGACGAGGTGCTCGCGATCGCCTCGTACAACGCCTGCGAACCGGTGATGAGGGCGCTCTACACCTGCCAGCACCTGCACGGCGGGATCGGGCTGGACGTGACGTACCCGCTGCACCGCTACTTCGCCTGGGGCAAGCAGCTGGGACACCTGCTCGGCGGCGCCGAGGACCAGCTCGACACCCTCGGATCTCTCCTCGCACAGGAGGCGTGA
- a CDS encoding TetR family transcriptional regulator: MTATASEAHPAGPGTPPAGRRERKKQRTREALVDAAFRLFSEKGFDATTVEEIADAVDVSSRTFFRYFASKEDVALTFQEEQHDAMLAELAARPSDEPVLTALRRTAVAIAQACERGEMGIDPERFQCMMTLTADSPTLLAGSLEHAQKKQLHITRAVAARMGADPATDLRPHVVASAVLAAFRAAADVVTSGAMGYTSLSDAVDDAFAILEEGVNLPSAPGGGGAGE, encoded by the coding sequence ATGACCGCGACCGCCTCCGAGGCCCACCCCGCAGGTCCCGGTACCCCGCCCGCCGGCCGGCGCGAGCGCAAGAAGCAGCGCACCCGGGAGGCGCTGGTCGACGCCGCGTTCCGGCTCTTCTCCGAGAAGGGCTTCGACGCCACCACCGTCGAGGAGATCGCCGACGCCGTCGACGTGTCGTCGCGGACCTTCTTCCGCTACTTCGCGTCCAAGGAGGACGTCGCGCTCACCTTCCAGGAGGAGCAGCACGACGCGATGCTGGCGGAGCTGGCCGCGCGCCCCTCCGACGAGCCCGTCCTGACCGCGCTGCGGCGCACCGCGGTCGCCATCGCCCAGGCGTGCGAGCGCGGTGAGATGGGCATCGACCCCGAGCGGTTCCAGTGCATGATGACCCTGACCGCCGACAGCCCCACCCTGCTCGCCGGGAGCCTGGAGCACGCGCAGAAGAAGCAGCTCCACATCACCCGCGCGGTGGCCGCCCGGATGGGCGCCGACCCGGCCACCGACCTGCGCCCGCACGTCGTCGCCTCGGCCGTCCTCGCCGCGTTCCGGGCGGCGGCCGACGTGGTGACGTCCGGCGCGATGGGCTACACGTCGCTGTCGGACGCCGTCGACGACGCCTTCGCCATCCTGGAGGAGGGCGTCAACCTCCCCTCGGCTCCCGGGGGCGGCGGCGCCGGGGAGTGA